A genome region from Tolypothrix sp. PCC 7712 includes the following:
- a CDS encoding efflux RND transporter permease subunit — translation MSVSIANNFIKRPVLTTVCTLVILLLGCLCIPLLPLNYLPDIAPIRVQVSANYTGADVATVESAVTTTLERQINGVEGMQYMTSNSSAGSSQISVYFGAETDKNIAQVNVQNRIARATPRLPTSVQQLGVTAQTASTSILLVYTFYAENNEYDPLFISNYIDLNLRDQLLRTPGVGDLTIFGEKRYAMRLWLDPNALASRQLTVADVATALRSQNILAGAGTLGQAPIPPGQSYEIPLRVNGQFQNAAEFENLVIKAGSNGDLIKLRDVGRAELGSETYASNARNNGKPAIGLAIYQSPGSNALDVAKNIEAQMEELSKEFPPGLKTQVVYDTVGFVQASLEEVVKTLVEAIVLVVLVIFLFLQDWRATIIPLVAIPVSLVGALAFAYIFKFSLNNLTLFGLILATGLVVDDAIIVVEAIARKIEQGVRPLQASFEAMEELTGAVVATSLVLMAVFIPVAFFPGSTGKMYQQFALVIAFSIVISTFNALTFSPSMAAILLRPPQPKRGPLGWFFTKFNQVVAWIIDRFLAIVRFLIRLRYAVVALFVVGLFGTYFMFTQVPTGFVPNEDQGIVLGIIQGPDGVALNYTDEVITKLEQILQKEPEIENVFATSGFGFAGSGSNRGVFFAKLKPWEERTNPNQSASAILKRINGAFQTIPEAIITAVNPPPIQGFSTLGGFELQLEDRTNGRLTIDDFFANAQAVIAQANQQPSLAGGVFTQFTASTPQFQIDFDRNRLEALNVDFQQAVNTLGAAIGSQYVNDFTLGQQSYRVYVQAEGNYRRSPDDINQLYVRSANNQMVRLSEVAKLTPITGPSVISHYNGFRSISIQGREAQGYSSGQAIQAMQQTVTATALPGVGSDWTGTAREELSAGNLGILIFGFGIIMVFLTLAAQYESYVDPAIILLTVPLALFGALSALSLRGLVNDVYANVALVMLIGLASKNAILIVEFANQAFEQGMTITQAALTAAQERFRPIVMTSSASLLGFFPLVIASGAGSASRWSLGTALFGGLLVATVLSLLIVPVLYVIIKNLEERFLKRKPAHQTKSPNSDIQEEQVAAGVGSGDERGSGDSR, via the coding sequence TTGAGCGTGTCGATCGCGAACAACTTTATCAAACGCCCGGTGTTAACTACCGTTTGTACCCTAGTGATTCTGCTTTTGGGGTGCCTGTGTATTCCGCTACTACCACTTAATTATCTGCCAGATATTGCCCCAATTCGGGTTCAGGTATCAGCGAACTATACCGGGGCAGATGTTGCCACCGTTGAAAGTGCTGTGACTACAACCCTAGAGCGGCAAATTAACGGTGTCGAGGGTATGCAATACATGACCTCGAACAGTTCCGCAGGCAGCAGTCAAATTTCAGTATATTTTGGTGCAGAAACTGATAAAAATATTGCTCAGGTTAACGTACAAAATCGCATCGCCAGGGCAACACCCCGCTTACCCACCAGCGTGCAACAACTGGGTGTGACAGCACAAACGGCTTCCACAAGTATTTTGTTGGTGTATACCTTCTATGCCGAAAATAACGAGTACGATCCGCTATTTATTAGTAACTATATTGACCTAAATTTACGCGATCAACTGCTGCGAACGCCAGGAGTCGGAGATTTGACGATTTTTGGGGAAAAACGCTATGCTATGCGGCTATGGCTCGATCCTAATGCCTTGGCGAGTCGGCAATTAACTGTGGCAGATGTGGCGACAGCACTGCGATCGCAAAATATTCTCGCTGGGGCCGGAACCTTGGGACAAGCACCCATACCCCCAGGACAAAGCTATGAAATTCCGTTGCGGGTAAATGGTCAGTTTCAAAATGCGGCGGAGTTTGAGAACCTAGTTATTAAAGCTGGGAGTAATGGAGATTTAATAAAACTCCGAGATGTAGGACGTGCGGAACTCGGCTCGGAGACTTACGCCAGCAATGCCAGAAATAACGGTAAACCTGCGATTGGACTGGCAATTTATCAATCACCGGGAAGTAATGCGCTAGATGTGGCGAAAAACATTGAAGCGCAGATGGAAGAGTTAAGCAAAGAGTTTCCACCCGGATTAAAAACCCAGGTGGTTTACGATACCGTGGGTTTTGTGCAAGCTTCCCTAGAAGAAGTAGTGAAAACTCTGGTGGAAGCAATTGTTCTGGTTGTCTTGGTGATTTTTCTGTTTCTCCAAGACTGGCGCGCCACAATTATTCCCCTGGTAGCAATTCCGGTTTCCCTAGTTGGTGCATTAGCATTTGCTTACATATTCAAATTTTCCCTCAACAATTTAACTTTATTCGGCTTAATCTTAGCCACAGGGTTAGTTGTGGATGATGCAATTATCGTTGTGGAAGCGATCGCCCGCAAAATTGAACAGGGAGTCAGGCCGCTGCAAGCTTCCTTTGAAGCAATGGAAGAATTGACGGGGGCGGTAGTTGCAACATCGCTGGTATTAATGGCGGTATTTATTCCCGTGGCATTTTTCCCAGGTTCTACCGGAAAAATGTATCAGCAGTTCGCCTTAGTCATTGCCTTCTCTATTGTGATTTCCACATTTAACGCCCTTACCTTCAGTCCCAGTATGGCGGCGATTTTGCTGCGTCCACCGCAACCCAAACGCGGCCCCTTGGGCTGGTTTTTTACCAAATTTAATCAGGTTGTGGCATGGATTATCGATAGATTTCTGGCAATTGTCCGCTTTTTAATTCGCCTGCGTTATGCTGTCGTCGCCTTGTTTGTGGTGGGATTATTTGGAACTTATTTTATGTTCACCCAGGTGCCCACAGGATTTGTACCCAATGAAGACCAGGGGATTGTTTTAGGGATTATTCAAGGCCCCGATGGAGTTGCCCTCAATTATACAGATGAAGTAATTACCAAACTTGAACAAATTCTGCAAAAAGAACCAGAAATTGAAAACGTTTTTGCAACTTCCGGATTTGGTTTTGCTGGTAGCGGCTCAAATCGCGGTGTCTTCTTTGCCAAACTGAAACCTTGGGAGGAACGCACCAACCCAAACCAAAGCGCCTCAGCAATTTTAAAGCGAATTAATGGCGCATTTCAAACCATCCCAGAAGCAATTATTACCGCCGTCAATCCGCCGCCAATTCAAGGTTTTAGCACCTTGGGGGGATTTGAGTTACAACTAGAAGACCGCACCAATGGCAGATTGACAATAGATGACTTCTTCGCCAACGCCCAAGCGGTGATTGCTCAAGCCAACCAACAACCATCCCTAGCAGGTGGAGTGTTTACGCAGTTTACCGCCAGTACACCCCAGTTTCAAATTGACTTCGATCGCAATCGCCTAGAAGCACTCAATGTTGATTTTCAGCAAGCTGTCAACACCTTGGGCGCAGCCATCGGCTCCCAGTATGTCAATGATTTTACCTTGGGACAGCAGAGCTATCGCGTTTACGTCCAAGCCGAGGGCAATTATCGGCGATCGCCTGATGATATTAATCAACTTTATGTGCGATCGGCAAACAACCAAATGGTGCGCTTGAGTGAAGTAGCCAAACTCACACCCATTACAGGGCCATCTGTGATCTCTCACTACAACGGCTTCCGTTCCATCAGTATCCAAGGTAGAGAAGCACAGGGTTACAGTAGCGGACAAGCAATCCAAGCCATGCAGCAAACAGTAACCGCCACCGCATTACCAGGCGTAGGTAGCGATTGGACAGGAACCGCCCGCGAAGAATTATCCGCAGGTAACTTAGGGATTCTGATTTTCGGCTTCGGGATTATTATGGTGTTCCTCACCCTAGCTGCTCAGTATGAAAGTTATGTTGACCCAGCAATTATTCTGTTAACTGTACCCTTAGCCTTGTTTGGTGCATTAAGTGCGCTATCATTGCGCGGTTTGGTAAACGATGTTTACGCCAACGTCGCCTTGGTAATGTTAATCGGACTCGCCTCCAAAAACGCAATTTTGATTGTCGAGTTCGCCAACCAAGCCTTTGAGCAAGGAATGACAATTACCCAAGCAGCCTTAACAGCCGCCCAAGAGCGATTTCGACCCATCGTCATGACATCCAGCGCCTCATTGCTGGGATTCTTCCCCCTCGTCATCGCCTCCGGTGCAGGTTCCGCCTCCCGTTGGTCTTTAGGAACAGCGTTATTTGGGGGATTACTGGTAGCAACAGTTTTAAGCTTACTAATTGTGCCAGTTTTGTATGTCATCATCAAGAATTTAGAAGAACGCTTCTTAAAACGCAAACCTGCTCATCAAACCAAATCGCCTAACTCTGATATACAAGAGGAACAAGTAGCTGCTGGGGTGGGGAGTGGTGATGAGCGCGGTTCCGGTGATTCCAGGTAA
- a CDS encoding NADPH-dependent FMN reductase, with amino-acid sequence MVNSSLFIPVILGTPRQGRQSEYVAKFIVEQVATRDRLQTELIDIRNIAIATDDAGESIKDPQFSATMERADGLIIVAPEYNHGYPGLLKHVLDTCLKEYIHKAVGICGVSAGSFGGTRVIQNLLPVMRELGLVTIFYDLNFSEVQNLFDESGNLIDKPTYIRRMSRFMDELIWMSTVLKYGREVMNLE; translated from the coding sequence ATGGTAAATTCATCTTTATTTATTCCAGTCATCCTTGGCACTCCCCGTCAAGGTCGTCAAAGCGAATATGTTGCTAAATTTATTGTGGAACAAGTTGCCACACGCGATCGCCTCCAGACCGAACTGATAGATATTAGAAATATTGCGATCGCAACTGATGATGCAGGTGAATCAATCAAAGATCCTCAATTTTCCGCCACTATGGAACGCGCCGATGGCTTAATCATTGTCGCACCCGAATACAATCATGGTTATCCAGGTTTGCTGAAGCACGTACTCGATACCTGTCTTAAAGAGTACATCCACAAAGCTGTAGGAATATGTGGCGTGTCAGCAGGTTCTTTTGGCGGTACCAGAGTCATCCAAAACCTACTACCTGTAATGCGGGAGTTGGGACTAGTGACAATTTTTTATGACCTTAACTTTAGCGAAGTTCAGAACCTATTTGATGAGTCAGGTAATTTAATTGACAAACCAACATACATTCGTCGAATGTCAAGGTTTATGGACGAGTTAATTTGGATGTCAACAGTCCTCAAATATGGACGGGAAGTAATGAATTTGGAATGA